TTGGCAAGCGTCTGACATGTATCTTTGTTGATAACGGACTCTTGCGCATGAACGAAGGTGAAGAAGTCATTGGCTACCTCCGGGAGCACTTTGACCTCAATCTCGTCTGGGTGAAGGCACAGGAAGAATTCCTTGGCCGTCTGAAGGGCGTTGATGATCCTGAGAAAAAGCGCAAAATCATTGGTCACACGTTTATCGAAATCTTTGACCGCGAAGCAGCAAAGATCGACAACGTGAAGTACCTCGCTCAGGGTACCCTGTACCCCGACGTCATCGAATCCATCTCCTTCAAGGGTGGCCCGAGTGTGGTCATCAAGAGCCATCACAACGTTGGTGGCCTGCCCGAGAAGATGAAGATGGGCCTTGTTGAGCCTCTTCGTGAGCTGTTCAAGGACGAAGTCCGTCGCGTGGCTGAGGAGCTTGGCCTTCCTGAGTCCATTATTTGGCGCCATCCTTTCCCGGGTCCGGGTCTGGCTATCCGCGTCATCGGCGAAATCACCGAACCTCGACTGGACATTCTGCGCAAAGCAGACAAAATTGTTCAGGAAGAGCTTCGTAACGCTGGCTGGTACCGCAAGGTCTGGCAGGGCTTCGCCGTTCTCTTGCCCTTGAAGACTGTTGGCGTTATGGGTGATGATCGTACTTACGAGCACGTTATTGCCCTGCGTATCGTCGACTCCCTCGATGCTATGACTGCTGACTGGACCCGCCTGCCTTCTGATCTTTTGGCACGCATGTCCAACCGCATCATCAACGAGGTGAAAGGTGTGAACCGAGTGGTATACGACGTTTCGTCGAAACCTCCGGGAACCATCGAGTGGGAATAAGAGCCGAATAACGGTATGACGGAGCGGTGGTGCGTATGCACCACCGCTTTTAACGCTTAACCAAGGTTCCTGTTATGTTTGGAATAGGTAGCACTGAACTTCTCCTCATCCTGGGTATCGCGCTGCTTGTCATTGGTCCTAAAAAGCTCCCGCAGCTTGCACGAACCCTTGGCAAGGCAATGGGCGAATTCAAGAAAGTCTCTAACGACGTCAAGCGGACCATTGACG
Above is a window of Desulfobaculum bizertense DSM 18034 DNA encoding:
- the guaA gene encoding glutamine-hydrolyzing GMP synthase — encoded protein: MKNVDSVVILDYGSQYTQLIARRVREAGVYSEILTCEATPEEIKAREPQAIILSGGPASVTDEDSPVLNKEILSWGLPVLGICYGMQLLAHNLGGRITKSEEREYGRANLELSQACPLWEGLEEKDSHVVWMSHGDHVEAVPAGFEILAKTNNVPIAAMGNSEEKIYCLQFHPEVAHTDDGSTILSNFLFKVAGLEPSWTMSSFVDATVKDLREQIGEDEQVVCGLSGGIDSTVVALLLHKAIGKRLTCIFVDNGLLRMNEGEEVIGYLREHFDLNLVWVKAQEEFLGRLKGVDDPEKKRKIIGHTFIEIFDREAAKIDNVKYLAQGTLYPDVIESISFKGGPSVVIKSHHNVGGLPEKMKMGLVEPLRELFKDEVRRVAEELGLPESIIWRHPFPGPGLAIRVIGEITEPRLDILRKADKIVQEELRNAGWYRKVWQGFAVLLPLKTVGVMGDDRTYEHVIALRIVDSLDAMTADWTRLPSDLLARMSNRIINEVKGVNRVVYDVSSKPPGTIEWE
- the tatB gene encoding Sec-independent protein translocase protein TatB, whose amino-acid sequence is MFGIGSTELLLILGIALLVIGPKKLPQLARTLGKAMGEFKKVSNDVKRTIDAEVERVERTESRQRSTAELKPEDAAPKADAPSSKTDTAEAEKPAESAKA